In the genome of Deltaproteobacteria bacterium, the window ATGTCATTCGTCAAAATCGATAGGCAACTTGAGGACGAAAGGCCCGGGTGGTTGATAGCGGTCTTTCGTTCTTGAGCCCACGGGATGACTCTCTCGAGGCTGCCGGGCCGGCTGCACTGGGGATGGGAAGCATTGACAATCCGGCTGGCCCGCTGTACAAAAAAACCGAACCGTGGGTCACCGAAAACGTCTCCGAGGCGAACAGGCCGGGGTTTCCCAGGGTAGCCGTATTGTCGAACCGGCGAAACCCGGAACAGGTGGGAAAGCTTCTCCAGAGATGAGAGCCGGCATTTCTCAGTGACCGGGAGTCGGGCAGGGAAGTTGGAGAATGGTTGTTGTTGCCTTGACCGGAGGTATTGCCACCGGTAAGACCACTGTGGCCAGGATGTTTGCCGAACAAGGGGCTCTGGTCATCGATCTGGACAGGCTAAGCAGGCTGGTGGTTGAGCCTCACAAGCCCGCATGGAAGGAGGTCGTCGCTGCTTTTGGGCCAACGGTGGTGAGGCAGGACGGATCCCTCGATCGGAGCCGTCTCGCTCGTATTATCTTCAGAGACCCTGCAAAAAGGAAGAGGCTCGAGCAGATAGTTCATCCTCGGGTCTTGGAGGAATACGAAAAGAGGTTGAAGGAGATTCTAGACAAGGGGGCCGAACATGTTGTCATCGTAGACATACCCCTGCTTATGGAAGTCGGTATGCAGGATGATTTCGAAAAGGTGATCGTGGTCTATATCCCTGTTGAATCCCAGCTCAAAAGGCTGATCGAGCGGGAAGGGTTGAGTGAGGAAGAGGCAAGAGCTTGGCTGAACTCACAGATATCCATCGAGGAGAAGGTCGCCCTCGCAGATTTTGTCATCGATAATACGGGGTCGATCGAGCGGACCCGGCGGCAGGTACGTCGCATCTACAAGACTCTCAGGATGTTGGGCAGGGAAGAGGGGAGGTGAGGCGAGAAAAGGGCGTCTTGCGTGGATCGAGGGGATCTGTAGAAACAGGAGAGAAAAGGGGTGGAAGAGACGGGCGGTTCAAGGACGTGGTTTGTTCTGGCCGGACTTCCGCCTTTCTATCCCATTCCACGGTTTGGCCTTGAAGCTCCGGGAGGCTTTTCTTATGAGCTCCAGGTGGCCGAACAGGGAGTCGGCGGGTTTGACCACATAGGGTATCTGCTTGCCCATATGGAGGAGCCTTGAACCGTCGATGATTACATAGTCGTTTCGATCCAGAAAGAACCGCTCTCCCGTAAACGGTATGATCACCCGGTACACGTCGCCCTTTTCTCTTCTCATAAAGCCTCCCGGATCTTTCGGGAATAGAGCCTTCCCGAGAGACCCTTCCGGTGCGGCAGATGGAACAGCACGGGACTGAGCTTGCGAATGTCATGCCAAAGTGGGAGGGGGCAGGGGGCGGGATATGGGGAGAGGGGACTACTGCTCAGGCAGAAGAGAATCCATCGCAATCAGGGCAGCCCCCAAGGCCCCCACAATCTGAGGTTCCCCTGGGAGGTTGATCGGCGTCTTGAAGCGGCGTCTGAGAGCCTCGACCATGCCCGGGTTCTTGGCCACTCCTCCTGTGAAGGTGATCTCCCCTTCGACGGAGAGGCGCTTGGCCATCCGGTAGATCCTCGCTGCGATGGAATCGTGAATTCCTCCAAGTATCTCCTCCCGGCTCACCCCCTGGGCAATCAACGAGATCACCTCGGACTCGGCGAAAACCGTACACATGCTGCTGATAGTGGCTCTTTTCTTGGCCCGTAAAGAGAGAAGGCCCATCTCCTCCAGGGAGGTTTCCAGGGCCCCCGCCATGACCTCCAAGAAACGGCCTGTTCCGGCTGCGCATTTGTCATTCATCACGAAATCGGCGACCCTCCCCTGGTTGTCGAGAACAATCACCTTGCTGTCCTGGCCGCCCAGGTCGATTACGGTACGGGTTCCCGGAAATAGATGGCCGGCTCCCCGGGCGTGGCAGGTGATC includes:
- a CDS encoding dephospho-CoA kinase; this encodes MVVVALTGGIATGKTTVARMFAEQGALVIDLDRLSRLVVEPHKPAWKEVVAAFGPTVVRQDGSLDRSRLARIIFRDPAKRKRLEQIVHPRVLEEYEKRLKEILDKGAEHVVIVDIPLLMEVGMQDDFEKVIVVYIPVESQLKRLIEREGLSEEEARAWLNSQISIEEKVALADFVIDNTGSIERTRRQVRRIYKTLRMLGREEGR
- a CDS encoding 2-hydroxyglutaryl-CoA dehydratase, producing the protein MGGRELESPRSTHLALGLDIGSLSTEAVIIGPEEILGYSIVATGSSIKRAIESSLASALRQAGVGRSRVSAVVATGYGRSNLPFPARQVTEITCHARGAGHLFPGTRTVIDLGGQDSKVIVLDNQGRVADFVMNDKCAAGTGRFLEVMAGALETSLEEMGLLSLRAKKRATISSMCTVFAESEVISLIAQGVSREEILGGIHDSIAARIYRMAKRLSVEGEITFTGGVAKNPGMVEALRRRFKTPINLPGEPQIVGALGAALIAMDSLLPEQ